The Pogona vitticeps strain Pit_001003342236 chromosome 3, PviZW2.1, whole genome shotgun sequence genome includes a window with the following:
- the POU3F3 gene encoding POU domain, class 3, transcription factor 3, which translates to MATAASNPYLPSNSILSAGSIVHSDSGGGMQPGSVAVTSVSGGGYRGDPSSVKMVQSDFMQGAMAASNGGHMLSHAHQWVTALPHAAAAAAAAAAAAVEAGSPWSSSPVGMTGSPQQQQQQQQQQQQQQQQQQQPDVKGGSGRDDLHSGAALHHRPPPPHLGPPHQSHWGATTAAHLPSMASQQQQQSLIYSQPGGFTVNGMLSPPPGSQSLVHPGLVRGDTPELGDHPGHHHHHHHHPHPHPHHGGGGGGGGLNSHDPHSDEDTPTSDDLEQFAKQFKQRRIKLGFTQADVGLALGTLYGNVFSQTTICRFEALQLSFKNMCKLKPLLNKWLEEADSSTGSPTSIDKIAAQGRKRKKRTSIEVSVKGALESHFLKCPKPSAQEITNLADSLQLEKEVVRVWFCNRRQKEKRMTPPGIQQQTPDDVYSQVGNVNSDTPPPHHGLQTSVQ; encoded by the coding sequence atggCTACGGCGGCGTCTAATCCCTACCTGCCCAGCAACAGCATCCTGTCGGCGGGCTCCATCGTCCACTCGGACTCGGGCGGGGGGATGCAGCCGGGCAGCGTGGCCGTCACCTCCGTGTCCGGCGGCGGCTACCGGGGCGACCCGTCTTCGGTGAAGATGGTTCAGAGTGACTTCATGCAGGGCGCCATGGCGGCCAGCAACGGCGGCCATATGCTGAGCCATGCCCACCAGTGGGTGACAGCCCTGCCccacgccgccgccgctgccgccgccgccgccgccgctgccgtgGAAGCCGGCTCGCCCTGGTCCAGCAGCCCCGTGGGCATGACGGGCAGcccgcagcaacagcagcagcagcagcaacagcagcagcaacaacagcagcagcagcagcagcccgaCGTGAAGGGAGGCAGCGGGCGGGACGACCTGCACTCGGGCGCGGCGCTGCACCACAGGCCCCCGCCGCCGCACCTGGGCCCGCCGCACCAGAGCCACTGGGGGGCCACCACCGCCGCCCACCTGCCTTCCATGgccagccagcagcagcagcagtcgcTCATCTACTCGCAGCCCGGCGGCTTCACGGTCAACGGCATGCTGAGCCCCCCGCCCGGCAGCCAGAGCCTGGTCCACCCGGGCTTGGTGAGGGGCGACACGCCGGAGCTGGGCGACCACCCgggccatcatcaccaccaccatcaccacccgcACCCGCACCCGCACcacggaggcggcggcggcggcggcgggctcAACAGCCACGACCCGCACTCGGACGAGGACACGCCGACTTCCGACGACCTGGAGCAATTCGCCAAGCAGTTCAAGCAGCGCCGGATCAAGCTGGGCTTCACGCAGGCCGACGTGGGCTTGGCCCTGGGCACTTTGTACGGCAACGTGTTCTCGCAGACCACCATCTGCCGGTTCGAGGCTCTGCAGCTGAGCTTCAAGAACATGTGCAAGCTCAAGCCCCTGTTGAACAAATGGCTGGAGGAAGCCGACTCTTCCACGGGCAGCCCCACCAGCATCGACAAGATCGCGGCgcaaggcaggaagaggaagaagcgGACCTCCATCGAGGTGAGTGTCAAGGGGGCCTTGGAAAGCCACTTTCTGAAATGCCCCAAGCCCTCCGCCCAGGAGATTACGAACCTAGCGGACAGCCTGCAGCTGGAAAAAGAGGTGGTCAGGGTTTGGTTTTGCAATCGGAGGCAGAAAGAGAAACGGATGACCCCCCCGGGAATCCAGCAGCAGACACCCGACGATGTCTACTCCCAGGTCGGCAACGTGAACTCCGACACGCCGCCCCCACACCACGGACTCCAGACGAGCGTGCagtga